Proteins encoded by one window of Lasioglossum baleicum chromosome 4, iyLasBale1, whole genome shotgun sequence:
- the LOC143208034 gene encoding uncharacterized protein LOC143208034, protein MKSHATVNLFASLTLLCALAVLLMPDQAYARPPPLLSRQRRVSDQRLAEIETLLGLENVRGKVVTVPVAFGVLDPDKIGRRRRSATNNRLETLQRIMRIIANNPDMLDEEKILSFPMKIKEPWRGNDDEYQFI, encoded by the exons ATGAAGAGCCACGCGACAGTCAACCTGTTTGCAAGCCTGACGCTGTTATGCGCGCTCGCCGTGCTCCTGATGCCTGATCAGGCGTACGCTAGGCCGCCTCCTTTGCTCAG CAGGCAGAGGAGAGTTTCGGATCAGAGACTGGCCGAGATTGAAACGCTATTGGGGTTGGAGAACGTCCGTGGAAAAGTGGTCACGGTCCCTGTTGCATTCGGCGTGCTGGATCCAGATAAAAT AGGCCGTAGACGAAGATCAGCAACGAACAATCGACTCGAAACGCTGCAGCGCATCATGCGAATCATCGCGAATAATCCGGATATGCTCGATGAAGAGAAGATTCTCTCTTTCCCGATG AAGATCAAGGAGCCCTGGCGAGGAAACGACGACGAGTACCAGTTCATTTAA
- the LOC143208185 gene encoding uncharacterized protein LOC143208185: MMSWLLVLACSLCYWSTNAVALPGYDRLTNNQKQNGAHVTLADITKAEENDIVGQLNAEIPVVIKERHKRLSDQRRAELETLIRISKMTEKLVAATRGSRHVDASKVGRRKRSVFEMNLKNLRKLFKLSGQLGYKGNPAFPVVS; encoded by the exons ATGATGTCCTGGTTGCTCGTTTTGGCCTGCTCCTTGTGTTATTGGTCTACCAATGCTGTCGCACTTCCTGGTTATGACAG ACTCACAAATAATCAGAAACAAAATGGAGCACACGTTACATTGGCGGATATAACAAAAGCAGAGGAGAACGATATTGTGGGACAATTGAACGCAGAAATTCCTGTAGTGATAAAAGA ACGACATAAACGACTATCTGATCAAAGGCGAGCAGAACTAGAAACTCTAATACGTATCTCGAAAATGACTGAGAAATTGGTAGCAGCGACTAGGGGTAGTCGCCACGTGGATGCATCCAAGGT AGGCCGCAGGAAACGATCAGTATTCGAAATGAACTTGAAGAACCTAAGGAAACTCTTCAAACTATCGGGGCAACTCGGTTATAAAGGAAATCCGGCTTTTCCTGTAGTTAG TTGA